From Eubalaena glacialis isolate mEubGla1 chromosome 17, mEubGla1.1.hap2.+ XY, whole genome shotgun sequence, a single genomic window includes:
- the SLC7A13 gene encoding LOW QUALITY PROTEIN: solute carrier family 7 member 13 (The sequence of the model RefSeq protein was modified relative to this genomic sequence to represent the inferred CDS: inserted 3 bases in 2 codons; substituted 1 base at 1 genomic stop codon), with protein sequence MDAERKIQLKSIFGYSWGTSFLIANIIGAGIFVAPKGXLKYSCMNVGLSLCIXAGCALLPIMTSLCSAEIGITFSCCGAHYYCLKRCFGNLISFLNLWITLFLGPGLAASQALLLAGYSIQPFYPSCSVQKLPKKYLALAILWIVGILNFRGVKEVTWLQISSTVLKMAILGLISLSGVVLLVRGRKQNLXNSFGAEFPEASQFIEAVFQGYFSYSGRGCSMYIAGEPKKPRKTVLKCIFTAFPLVTIVYFLVNISYLTVLTPKEILSSDAVAITWTDRVIPSLTRVIPFGISASLFSNLLINLFESSRVIYIAGQEGQLPLLFNMLNIYSSPFMSVLLLVIMVSIAVDLTNLIDLINYLYAVVSIWFALSMTGILKLRYQKPNLPRPYKVFLPFLLVTIAISLCLVLIPLVKSPHMYYIYVCLFILSGLLFYIPLIYFKLRLLWFEKMTCYLQLLFNICIPEVSDEQMSEVEVGTVKKK encoded by the exons ATGGATGCAGAGAGGAAGATACAGCTCAAGAGCATATTTGGATATTCCTGGGGCACAAGTTTTTTAATTGCTAATATAATTGGAGCAGGCATTTTTGTGGCTCCAAAGG TATTGAAGTACTCTTGCATGAACGTGGGGCTCTCCCTGTGCATCTGAGCTGGTTGTGCCTTATTGCCCATTATGACCTCTCTCTGCTCCGCAGAGATAGGTATAACCTTCTCATGCTGTGGAGCTCACTACTATTGTCTCAAGAGATGTTTTGGCAACTTGATCTCTTTCCTGAACCTCTGGATAACCTTGTTTCTGGGGCCAGGGCTAGCTGCCAGTCAAGCTCTGCTCCTCGCTGGGTACAGCATCCAGCCTTTTTATCCCAGCTGCTCTGTTCAAAAGCTGCCAAAGAAATATCTGGCACTGGCCATATTGTGGATTGTGGGAATTCTGAATTTTCGTGGTGTGAAAGAGGTGACTTGGCTTCAGATATCCAGCACCGTGCTGAAAATGGCCATACTCGGCCTTATTTCCCTAAGTGGAGTAGTGTTGCTGGTGAGAGGGAGGAAGCAGAATCT GAACTCCTTCGGTGCTGAGTTTCCAGAAGCCTCCCAGTTTATAGAAGCTGTCTTCCAAGGATATTTTTCATATTCAGGTAGAGGATGCTCTATGTATATAGCAG GGGAGCCGAAGAAACCCAGGAAGACAGTTCTAAAATGCATATTTACTGCATTCCCTCTGGTGactattgtttattttctggTTAACATTTCCTACCTGACTGTTCTGACACCCAAGGAAATTCTCTCTTCAG ATGCTGTGGCTATCACATGGACTGATAGAGTTATCCCCTCATTAACACGGGTTATTCCTTTTGGTATTTCTGCCTCATTATTTAGCAACCTTCTGATTAATCTATTTGAATCATCAAGAGTAATATACATTGCAGGCCAAGAGGGCCAGCTGCCTTTGTTATTTAACATGCTTAATATTTACTCCTCTCCATTTATGTCTGTGCTACTACTTGTCATTATGGTGTCCATTGCGGTTGACTTGACAAATCTAATTGATTTGATAAACTATCTTTATGCTGTAGTTTCTATTTGGTTTGCTTTATCAATGACAGGAATACTAAAACTGAGATACCAAAAGCCCAATCTACCTCGACCTTATAAG GTGTTTTTGCCATTTCTATTGGTAACAATAGCCATCAGCCTGTGCTTGGTTTTGATACCTTTGGTGAAGTCTCCACATATGTATTATATCTATGTGTGTCTCTTTATTCTCAGTGGACTTCTGTTTTATAtacctttaatatattttaaattgaggtTGCTTTGGTTTGAGAAGATGACGTGTTATTTACAATTGCTGTTTAATATTTGCATCCCTGAAGTGTCTGATGAACAGATGTCAGAAGTAGAAGTAggaactgtgaaaaaaaaatag